One Desulfitibacter sp. BRH_c19 genomic region harbors:
- a CDS encoding sodium:solute symporter, whose translation MEIFFGFAGGLAIFIYAMQSMADGLQKTAGDKVRRVLEVLTGVPVVGVLMGAFVTSTIQSSSATTVMVISFVNAGLMTLKQSVSVLMGANIGTTITAQLISFKLSHYIFPIIFIGFLLNFLSKKKRMKYIGQVIFGFGLLLLGLSLMQEAMSPLKDYPQFISAIQQLSKYPILGVFVGIVTTALVQSSSATIAILIALAAQGLIPIEAAIPILLGDNIGTCITALLASIGANLSAKRAAAAHIIFNVAGTIIVLILLPVFMKFVLLVSPPDDVARQIANAHTSFNIFNTLLFLPLISVFVRLIIRIVPGSEEIKPTGPVYLDDRMLKTPGLALALATKEIIRMANLAKDNVNMAMEGFFKEDNKILDEVMRNEDIIDELEKEITRYLSKTSQKGMTSTSSKRHTGLLHAVNDIERVGDHAENIAQLARIKINERLPISEFALEELEKMKILSLEAYTTSISALEDDNITLADRVVELENEVDIMEKTLRKSHIRRLNSGKCHAGSGVVFLDIISNLERVSDHSHNIAEVVLGEL comes from the coding sequence ATGGAAATATTTTTTGGGTTTGCTGGTGGGTTAGCAATTTTTATCTATGCTATGCAATCAATGGCAGATGGGTTACAAAAAACTGCTGGAGATAAAGTCCGTAGAGTTTTAGAAGTGTTGACAGGTGTTCCTGTAGTGGGAGTTCTAATGGGTGCATTTGTTACTTCCACAATACAAAGTAGTAGTGCTACCACAGTTATGGTTATAAGCTTTGTAAATGCTGGATTAATGACATTAAAACAGTCTGTTAGTGTTTTGATGGGAGCTAATATAGGTACAACCATTACAGCTCAACTTATATCATTTAAGCTTAGTCATTATATTTTCCCAATAATTTTCATAGGCTTTTTACTGAATTTTTTAAGCAAGAAAAAACGAATGAAATATATTGGACAAGTAATATTTGGGTTTGGACTTTTATTATTAGGTTTAAGTTTAATGCAAGAGGCTATGTCACCTTTAAAGGACTATCCTCAATTTATTTCAGCTATCCAACAGTTAAGTAAATACCCTATTCTAGGAGTATTTGTTGGGATAGTAACAACTGCTTTAGTTCAATCAAGTAGTGCAACTATTGCTATTCTTATTGCGTTAGCAGCTCAAGGATTAATACCAATTGAAGCTGCTATTCCAATTCTTCTAGGTGATAATATAGGAACGTGTATTACTGCCCTTCTCGCATCAATAGGTGCGAATTTATCAGCTAAAAGAGCTGCAGCAGCTCACATTATTTTTAACGTGGCAGGGACTATTATTGTACTTATATTGCTGCCCGTTTTCATGAAATTTGTTTTACTTGTTTCTCCCCCTGATGACGTAGCAAGACAAATAGCCAACGCCCATACCTCTTTTAACATTTTTAATACTTTACTTTTCTTACCGTTAATCAGCGTTTTTGTAAGACTAATTATTAGGATTGTTCCTGGATCAGAGGAGATCAAACCAACTGGGCCTGTGTATCTTGACGACAGAATGTTAAAAACACCAGGTTTAGCCTTAGCATTAGCAACGAAAGAAATTATTAGAATGGCAAATCTTGCTAAAGATAACGTTAATATGGCAATGGAAGGCTTCTTTAAAGAAGATAATAAAATATTAGATGAAGTAATGAGAAATGAAGATATTATTGATGAATTAGAAAAGGAGATTACAAGATATCTGTCAAAAACGTCACAAAAAGGTATGACTAGTACCTCTTCAAAAAGACATACAGGTTTACTACATGCAGTTAATGATATTGAGAGGGTAGGAGACCACGCCGAGAATATTGCTCAGCTAGCTAGAATAAAGATTAATGAAAGGCTTCCAATTTCAGAATTTGCTTTGGAAGAATTAGAAAAAATGAAAATTTTATCATTAGAAGCCTATACGACTTCGATTAGTGCGTTAGAGGACGACAACATTACATTGGCAGATAGAGTTGTTGAATTGGAAAATGAAGTAGATATTATGGAAAAAACTTTGCGTAAAAGTCATATTAGACGTCTAAATTCTGGGAAATGTCATGCTGGATCTGGTGTTGTATTTTTGGATATAATTAGCAACCTGGAAAGAGTAAGCGATCACTCACACAATATTGCAGAAGTTGTTCTGGGGGAATTATAA
- a CDS encoding ribonuclease J yields the protein MIDEKKLNIIPLGGLGEVGKNMWVIQYNGQIVVIDAGLTFPEDEMLGVDVVIPDFTYLIENKDKVKGIVLTHGHEDHIGALPYVLKELDVPVYGTKLTLGLVKTKLKENGLSNAKLQVIKPRDTIQIGTFNIEFFRVSHSIADAVGLAIHTSVGTILHTGDFKVDHTPVDGDVMDFARLSQIGEKGVLVMLSDSTNAQRPGYTMSEKAVGQTFDDIFRNSKGRILVASFASHVHRLQQVISTASNYGRKVAVVGRSMVNVVTVAHELGYLDIPDNTLIDIDEVANLPLDEVVIITTGSQGEPMSALTRIAMHDHRRLEIMPGDTVIISATPIPGNEKTVARVIDQLYKAGADVIHEAISGIHVSGHASQEDLKLMINLVKPKYFIPIHGEYSMLIKHAEIAKTVGIPEENIFVLENGQIINFDKKTSCVKGRIQAGRILVDGLGVGDVGNIVLRDRKQLSQDGILIMVVTLDKKTGKVIVGPDIVSRGFVYVRESEELMDEAKERVKQCLEKCGQKNITEWSSIKSSVKDVLSKFLYEKTRRRPMILPILMEV from the coding sequence ATGATAGATGAAAAAAAACTAAATATAATTCCACTAGGCGGATTGGGTGAGGTTGGAAAGAATATGTGGGTTATACAATATAATGGTCAGATAGTAGTTATTGATGCAGGATTAACCTTCCCAGAGGATGAGATGTTAGGTGTAGATGTTGTAATACCTGATTTTACCTATTTAATAGAGAATAAGGACAAGGTTAAAGGTATTGTTCTTACACACGGGCACGAAGATCATATAGGTGCATTACCATATGTACTTAAAGAATTAGATGTGCCAGTATACGGTACAAAATTAACATTAGGTTTAGTTAAAACAAAACTTAAGGAAAATGGTCTAAGCAATGCCAAATTACAGGTTATAAAACCACGGGATACTATCCAAATTGGAACATTTAACATTGAGTTTTTTAGAGTAAGTCATAGTATAGCAGATGCAGTAGGTTTAGCAATACATACCTCTGTGGGTACTATTTTGCATACTGGAGATTTTAAGGTTGACCATACACCAGTTGATGGAGATGTTATGGACTTTGCAAGGTTATCACAAATCGGAGAAAAGGGAGTACTTGTAATGCTTTCCGATAGTACTAACGCTCAAAGACCAGGATATACAATGTCTGAGAAAGCTGTTGGTCAAACCTTTGATGATATATTTAGAAATTCCAAGGGAAGAATTTTAGTCGCATCCTTCGCTTCCCATGTTCATCGCCTTCAACAAGTAATTTCAACTGCATCAAACTATGGGCGAAAAGTAGCAGTAGTTGGTAGAAGTATGGTGAATGTGGTAACTGTTGCACATGAACTTGGTTATCTTGACATTCCTGATAATACACTAATTGATATTGATGAAGTAGCAAACCTTCCTTTAGATGAGGTAGTTATTATTACTACGGGAAGTCAGGGAGAGCCAATGTCAGCTTTAACTAGAATTGCAATGCATGATCATAGACGTTTGGAAATTATGCCAGGAGATACAGTAATAATATCAGCAACTCCTATTCCTGGAAATGAAAAGACTGTCGCACGTGTAATTGACCAATTATATAAAGCTGGTGCTGATGTAATACATGAAGCTATTTCAGGCATACATGTTTCTGGACACGCTAGTCAAGAAGACTTAAAATTAATGATTAACCTTGTAAAACCAAAGTACTTTATACCCATTCACGGTGAGTATAGTATGCTAATAAAGCATGCTGAAATTGCAAAAACTGTTGGAATTCCAGAAGAAAACATCTTCGTACTTGAGAATGGACAGATAATAAACTTTGATAAAAAAACAAGTTGTGTGAAAGGTAGAATTCAAGCCGGGAGAATTTTAGTTGATGGTTTAGGTGTAGGGGACGTAGGAAACATTGTTTTACGTGACAGAAAGCAGTTGTCACAGGATGGCATTTTAATAATGGTGGTAACCCTAGATAAAAAAACCGGAAAAGTTATTGTTGGCCCAGATATTGTTTCAAGAGGGTTTGTTTATGTACGAGAATCAGAAGAGTTGATGGATGAGGCTAAAGAAAGAGTAAAACAATGCTTAGAAAAATGTGGGCAGAAGAACATCACCGAGTGGTCATCAATAAAATCAAGTGTTAAAGATGTTCTAAGTAAATTCTTGTATGAAAAAACACGTAGAAGACCAATGATATTACCAATATTGATGGAAGTATAA
- a CDS encoding 4-hydroxy-tetrahydrodipicolinate synthase (catalyzes the formation of dihydrodipicolinate from L-aspartate 4-semialdehyde and pyruvate in lysine and diaminopimelate biosynthesis), with protein sequence MNFGKVITAMVTPFNNELEVDYDQAIKLAERLISEGTDTVLLAGTTGESPTLTTKEKLQLFEKVTVALKGKAPIMAGTGGNNTRASIELSKEAEKLGVDGILLVVPYYNKPPQEALYAHFKAIAEAVTLPIVLYNVPSRTVTNLEPSTVVKLAQIDNIIGIKEACGDMDQISSLKMLVPENFTIYSGDDSLTLPMLSLGCHGVISVAAQVVGKEIQEMIALFKEGRVKEASELHYRLMPVFKAMFITTNPIPVKAAVNMAGFNAGSLRLPLLELDDQKKQIVYDRLKKFRKVKI encoded by the coding sequence ATGAATTTTGGAAAAGTAATTACTGCAATGGTTACACCATTTAATAATGAGCTAGAAGTAGATTATGATCAAGCAATAAAATTAGCTGAAAGACTTATATCTGAAGGAACAGATACAGTTTTGCTGGCCGGAACCACAGGAGAATCCCCTACATTGACAACTAAAGAAAAATTACAACTTTTTGAAAAAGTAACAGTCGCTTTAAAAGGTAAAGCTCCAATTATGGCTGGGACAGGTGGCAATAATACCAGAGCTTCTATTGAACTTTCTAAGGAAGCTGAAAAACTGGGAGTGGACGGTATACTTCTTGTTGTTCCATATTACAACAAGCCACCTCAGGAAGCTTTATATGCCCATTTTAAAGCCATTGCTGAAGCTGTAACGTTACCTATTGTATTGTATAATGTTCCATCTCGAACTGTAACTAATTTGGAACCTTCAACAGTAGTAAAATTAGCTCAAATTGATAATATAATAGGTATTAAAGAAGCTTGCGGAGATATGGATCAAATAAGCAGTTTAAAAATGCTTGTTCCAGAAAATTTTACAATATATAGTGGAGATGATTCTTTAACTTTACCAATGTTATCTCTTGGATGTCATGGTGTAATAAGTGTAGCTGCTCAAGTGGTGGGAAAAGAAATTCAAGAAATGATAGCTTTATTTAAGGAAGGCAGAGTTAAGGAAGCCTCTGAATTACACTATAGATTAATGCCAGTATTTAAGGCTATGTTTATAACAACAAACCCAATACCTGTCAAGGCCGCTGTCAATATGGCAGGGTTTAATGCTGGCTCACTTAGGTTACCATTACTAGAGCTTGATGACCAGAAAAAACAAATAGTTTATGATAGGTTAAAGAAATTTAGGAAAGTTAAGATCTAA
- a CDS encoding aspartate kinase, translated as MKILVQKFGGTSVATADKRAMVAQKIIQAKKTGFSMVVVVSAIGRKGDPYATDTLIEIVKEMSAEVDLRELDIVMSCGEIISGVLLSSTLKNMGYSCCFLSGAQAGVITDSDHGNASILKIEPKKILKKLEENSIVIVAGFQGLSEEGEITTLGRGGSDTTAAALAVALNAESVEIYTDVDGVKTADPRLVHDTKTLEEVTYSEICQLAYEGAKVIHPRAVEIAMQKNIPLKIKCTFDNNPGTLICANGGSIERSSIRVTDRMITGITHSTNITQIKIPVPGDDSFLSKRVFNALALAGISVDFINILPEILLFTVKTDVAKKAVKVLENLNIQVEKTEGCAKVATVGAGMTGIPGVVAKVVEALTEQNIKIYQSADSYTSIWCLIDEEDLEKAVNALHKKFI; from the coding sequence GTGAAAATATTAGTACAAAAATTTGGTGGGACATCTGTAGCAACAGCAGACAAAAGAGCAATGGTAGCTCAAAAAATTATTCAAGCAAAAAAAACTGGGTTTAGTATGGTAGTTGTAGTTTCAGCCATCGGACGTAAAGGGGATCCATACGCTACTGATACGCTAATTGAAATAGTTAAAGAAATGAGTGCTGAAGTAGACTTAAGAGAGCTTGATATAGTAATGTCTTGTGGTGAGATAATATCTGGAGTGCTTTTGTCAAGTACTTTAAAAAACATGGGTTACTCTTGCTGCTTTTTATCGGGAGCGCAAGCTGGTGTGATTACTGATTCTGATCATGGAAATGCCTCAATATTAAAAATTGAGCCCAAAAAAATCCTAAAAAAATTAGAGGAAAATAGCATTGTTATCGTCGCAGGTTTTCAAGGTTTATCTGAAGAAGGAGAAATTACTACCTTAGGAAGAGGAGGTAGTGATACTACTGCAGCTGCCCTTGCTGTGGCACTTAACGCTGAATCAGTAGAAATATATACAGATGTAGATGGGGTAAAAACAGCTGATCCTAGATTAGTTCATGATACTAAGACCTTAGAAGAAGTTACCTATTCAGAAATTTGTCAGCTTGCTTATGAAGGTGCGAAGGTTATCCACCCCCGAGCCGTTGAGATAGCAATGCAAAAAAATATTCCACTGAAGATAAAATGTACATTTGATAATAATCCAGGAACTCTAATTTGTGCTAATGGTGGTTCCATCGAAAGAAGTTCTATTCGGGTTACAGATAGAATGATTACGGGCATTACTCATTCTACAAATATTACTCAAATAAAGATACCTGTACCAGGCGATGATAGTTTTTTATCAAAGAGAGTATTTAATGCTTTGGCATTAGCAGGTATAAGTGTAGATTTTATTAATATTTTACCTGAAATTTTATTATTTACCGTAAAAACGGATGTAGCCAAAAAGGCTGTTAAGGTTTTAGAGAATTTGAATATCCAAGTAGAAAAAACAGAAGGTTGTGCAAAAGTTGCTACAGTCGGGGCTGGGATGACTGGGATACCAGGGGTGGTTGCTAAAGTTGTAGAAGCTTTAACTGAACAAAATATAAAAATCTACCAATCAGCAGATTCTTATACATCTATCTGGTGTTTGATTGATGAGGAAGACTTAGAGAAAGCTGTTAATGCTTTGCACAAAAAGTTTATCTAA
- a CDS encoding aspartate-semialdehyde dehydrogenase: MLEVLEERDFPINSLKLLATKRSAGKTIDFKGEKIIIEETKTSSFKGIDLALFAGGAASLEYAKSAVSMGAVVIDNGSAFRLETDVPLVVPEVNPEDVEWHKGLIANPNCSTIQMVVALKPIYDKVGIKRVIVSTYQAVSGAGQEAMDELLIQTKQVLGGNPVKAENFQHQIAFNLIPHIDRFMENDYTREEMKMVDETKKMFHDDEIRISATTVRVPILRSHSEAITIETKQPITTEMARDCFSNAPGVIVLDDISQNIYPMPIDCSFKNEVFIGRIRNDLAFDNGLSFWVVADQLRKGAATNAVQIAELLVKKSLV; encoded by the coding sequence ATGCTAGAAGTTCTAGAGGAAAGGGATTTCCCCATTAATTCGTTAAAGCTTTTGGCTACAAAGCGCTCGGCTGGGAAAACTATAGATTTTAAAGGTGAAAAAATAATTATTGAAGAAACTAAAACATCATCATTTAAGGGAATAGATCTTGCCCTTTTTGCAGGAGGAGCAGCTAGTTTAGAGTATGCCAAATCTGCTGTTTCCATGGGTGCAGTCGTAATTGATAACGGGAGTGCCTTCAGGTTAGAAACAGATGTGCCATTAGTTGTTCCAGAGGTTAATCCTGAGGATGTGGAATGGCATAAAGGGTTAATAGCAAACCCGAACTGCTCTACAATACAAATGGTTGTTGCTTTAAAGCCCATTTATGATAAAGTAGGAATTAAAAGAGTAATAGTATCTACTTATCAGGCTGTATCAGGTGCTGGTCAAGAAGCAATGGATGAATTACTTATTCAAACAAAACAGGTATTAGGAGGCAACCCAGTCAAAGCAGAGAATTTTCAGCATCAAATAGCTTTCAACTTAATTCCCCATATAGACCGTTTTATGGAAAACGATTATACAAGAGAAGAAATGAAGATGGTAGATGAAACAAAAAAAATGTTTCATGACGACGAAATTAGAATATCTGCAACTACTGTGAGAGTTCCAATATTGCGTAGCCATAGTGAAGCCATAACCATTGAAACAAAACAACCAATCACTACAGAAATGGCCAGAGACTGTTTTAGTAACGCACCTGGGGTGATTGTTCTGGATGATATATCCCAGAATATTTATCCAATGCCCATAGATTGTTCTTTTAAAAATGAAGTATTTATAGGGCGCATACGTAATGATTTGGCTTTTGACAATGGACTTAGCTTTTGGGTTGTAGCAGACCAACTAAGAAAGGGAGCTGCTACAAATGCAGTTCAAATTGCTGAGTTGTTAGTAAAGAAAAGCCTTGTTTAA
- the spoVFB gene encoding dipicolinate synthase subunit B (involved in production of dipicolinic acid (pyridine-2,6-dicarboxylic acid, DPA) which is synthesized late in sporulation in the mother cell and accumulates in the spore; mutations in this gene result in a lack of DPA synthesis; presumably functions with SpoVFA to form the synthase enzyme) yields the protein MSVKGLNIGFAVTGSFCTLEQTMPYIKTLIDEGAKVMPIMSPTAFQNDTKFGKAEFWRKTMEQITSNKIITTIADAEPIGPQKILDILIIAPCTGNTLAKLANGITDTAVLMATKAQLRNERPVVIAISTNDGLSMNARNLGILLNSRNIYLVPFGQDNPKSKARSIVAHFPFIKDTVLEALEGRQIQPILMQHK from the coding sequence ATGTCTGTTAAAGGACTAAATATTGGCTTTGCTGTAACAGGTTCCTTTTGTACTCTTGAACAAACAATGCCATATATTAAAACTCTTATCGATGAAGGGGCAAAGGTAATGCCTATTATGTCCCCTACAGCTTTTCAAAATGACACTAAGTTTGGCAAGGCCGAATTTTGGCGAAAGACAATGGAGCAAATCACCTCAAACAAGATAATTACTACCATTGCCGATGCAGAACCAATAGGCCCACAAAAGATATTAGACATATTGATAATTGCGCCGTGTACAGGAAACACACTAGCAAAATTAGCTAACGGTATTACAGATACTGCTGTTTTAATGGCGACAAAAGCACAACTCAGGAATGAACGGCCAGTTGTCATTGCAATATCTACAAATGATGGTTTGAGTATGAATGCAAGAAATCTAGGTATCCTTTTAAATTCAAGAAATATTTATCTTGTTCCATTTGGGCAGGATAACCCTAAAAGTAAAGCGAGATCCATAGTAGCTCACTTTCCTTTCATTAAGGATACTGTTCTTGAAGCCTTAGAAGGTAGGCAAATTCAGCCAATTTTAATGCAGCACAAATAA
- a CDS encoding YlmC/YmxH family sporulation protein — translation MKLSDLLGKEIINIYDGARLGTIGDSDLMIDRDSGFVDSILLPNPNGFLRVFGERSTLTIPWEAIKKIGDQVIIVELDRTYHKMKLNS, via the coding sequence ATGAAACTAAGTGACTTATTAGGTAAAGAAATAATAAATATTTATGATGGGGCAAGACTTGGTACTATAGGAGATTCTGATTTAATGATAGATAGAGATAGCGGTTTCGTTGATAGTATTTTATTGCCAAACCCCAATGGTTTTTTAAGGGTTTTTGGAGAAAGAAGTACCCTTACAATTCCATGGGAAGCTATTAAGAAGATTGGTGACCAGGTAATAATTGTTGAGCTAGACAGAACTTATCATAAAATGAAGCTTAATTCATGA
- a CDS encoding deoxyuridine 5'-triphosphate nucleotidohydrolase, translated as MGELFMKIKVSIKLTYEDMPPPEYMTTGSAGLDLYACVTESLSIEPGKTALVPTGLSVEIPNGYEAQIRPRSGLALKWGITLLNSPGTIDSDYRGEIKVIIINHGQETFSIDRGDRIAQMVFSPVAKATFEIGDELSKSDRGKGGFGHTGF; from the coding sequence ATGGGAGAACTGTTTATGAAGATTAAAGTATCTATTAAACTAACCTATGAGGACATGCCACCTCCAGAATACATGACTACTGGATCAGCAGGTTTGGATCTGTATGCTTGTGTTACTGAAAGCTTATCAATTGAACCTGGCAAGACCGCATTGGTGCCTACTGGATTATCTGTTGAGATACCAAATGGTTATGAGGCCCAAATAAGGCCTAGAAGTGGACTAGCATTAAAATGGGGAATTACACTACTAAATAGTCCAGGTACAATCGATAGTGATTACAGAGGTGAAATTAAGGTTATCATAATAAACCATGGACAAGAGACCTTTTCTATAGATAGAGGTGACAGGATAGCTCAAATGGTATTTTCTCCTGTTGCAAAGGCTACTTTTGAAATAGGAGATGAATTGTCCAAATCTGATAGGGGCAAAGGAGGATTTGGTCATACAGGCTTTTAG
- a CDS encoding polyribonucleotide nucleotidyltransferase translates to MATENLFLEKALDLGGGKTLTLQTGKLAKQASGSVLVKFNDTTVLAAATASDEPREGIDFFPLTVDYEERLYAVGKIPGGFIKREGRPSEKAILSSRLIDRPIRPLFPEGYRNDVQIVTTVLSVDQDCPPDITAIIGASVALTISKIPFLGPIAAVSVGYVNGQVVVNPSLNETENSVLHLVVAGTKDGIMMVESKSKEVGEEIILEAMEKAHLCIKDIIGFIEKFKNEAQEMGLVTEKQKVEIEQPSDEVKSKVEEIALPKIKELFENASSIPWEKAIREKQTKEVKKQIIEKLQDIFAEELLENPNLLKSIKQLMGKIEKKVLRTAMLETGIRIDGRKINEIRPISCEVGLLARTHGTGLFNRGETQVLTVATLGAVRDEQVLDGLGVEESKRYMHHYNFPPYSVGEARFMRGPGRREIGHGALAEKALEAVIPTEDSFPYTIRVVSEVIGSNGSTSMGSVCGSTLSLMDAGVPIKAPVAGIAMGLVKEDDKVEVLSDIQGVEDALGDMDFKVAGTKEGITALQMDIKVAGIDVAILKGALDQAKEGRLHILGKMLEVLSEPRAELSPYSPRIVRMQVDPDKIRDIIGPGGKIIKKIVEQTGAKIDIEDDGTVFVAAIDGKAGENAQKLITALTQDVEIGKIYMGKVTRVTDFGAFVEVIEGVLGLPGKEGLVHISQLDVKRVEKVEDIVKEGEQVMVKAISFDQQGRLKLSRKEALPGYESNNDNSEKNERPRKKSFSRDRS, encoded by the coding sequence ATGGCAACAGAAAATCTATTTTTAGAAAAAGCGTTAGATTTAGGCGGTGGTAAGACACTAACGCTACAAACAGGAAAGTTGGCGAAACAAGCTAGTGGTTCAGTTTTGGTTAAATTTAACGATACTACTGTACTCGCAGCAGCAACAGCTTCAGATGAACCTAGGGAAGGTATTGATTTTTTCCCATTAACTGTTGACTATGAAGAAAGATTATATGCAGTTGGCAAAATACCAGGAGGATTTATAAAAAGAGAGGGAAGACCTAGTGAAAAAGCAATCTTAAGCAGTAGGTTGATTGATAGACCAATCAGACCCCTCTTCCCAGAAGGTTATCGAAATGATGTTCAAATTGTTACTACTGTTCTAAGTGTAGATCAGGATTGCCCACCTGATATTACTGCAATCATTGGAGCATCAGTAGCATTGACAATTTCAAAAATACCTTTTTTAGGACCGATTGCGGCTGTTTCAGTTGGCTATGTCAATGGACAAGTTGTAGTTAACCCATCATTAAATGAAACTGAGAACAGCGTATTACATTTAGTGGTGGCCGGAACTAAGGACGGAATTATGATGGTTGAATCAAAAAGTAAGGAAGTAGGAGAAGAAATAATTTTAGAAGCTATGGAAAAAGCTCATTTATGTATCAAGGATATTATTGGCTTTATAGAGAAATTCAAGAATGAAGCACAGGAAATGGGCCTAGTTACAGAAAAGCAGAAGGTCGAAATTGAGCAGCCTAGTGATGAAGTTAAGTCTAAGGTTGAAGAAATTGCTCTTCCTAAAATAAAGGAATTATTTGAAAATGCCTCATCAATTCCATGGGAGAAAGCTATTCGGGAAAAACAAACAAAAGAAGTAAAGAAGCAAATTATTGAAAAACTGCAGGATATTTTTGCAGAGGAACTATTAGAAAATCCAAACCTTCTAAAAAGTATTAAGCAATTAATGGGTAAAATTGAGAAAAAAGTACTGAGAACAGCAATGCTAGAAACAGGAATAAGAATAGATGGTAGAAAAATAAATGAAATAAGACCCATAAGCTGTGAAGTAGGACTATTAGCTAGAACACATGGAACTGGCCTATTTAATAGAGGAGAAACACAGGTATTAACAGTTGCGACTTTGGGAGCAGTAAGAGATGAACAGGTTCTTGATGGTCTAGGTGTTGAAGAATCTAAAAGATATATGCATCACTATAATTTCCCACCATATAGTGTTGGAGAAGCGAGGTTTATGCGGGGTCCTGGTAGGAGGGAGATTGGCCATGGTGCACTAGCCGAGAAAGCGTTAGAAGCTGTAATCCCAACTGAAGACAGCTTTCCATATACAATTAGAGTGGTGTCTGAAGTAATTGGATCTAATGGATCTACCTCTATGGGTAGTGTTTGTGGAAGCACCTTAAGTCTAATGGATGCAGGTGTACCAATTAAAGCTCCTGTAGCTGGGATAGCTATGGGGCTAGTTAAAGAAGATGATAAAGTCGAGGTTCTTTCAGACATTCAAGGTGTTGAAGATGCCTTAGGCGATATGGATTTTAAAGTTGCTGGCACCAAAGAAGGTATTACTGCTCTGCAGATGGATATTAAAGTAGCTGGTATTGATGTTGCAATTTTAAAAGGAGCACTAGACCAGGCAAAAGAAGGACGCCTACATATACTTGGAAAGATGTTGGAGGTATTATCTGAACCAAGAGCTGAATTATCGCCCTATTCACCAAGAATAGTACGTATGCAAGTTGACCCTGACAAAATTCGTGACATAATTGGACCTGGCGGAAAAATTATCAAAAAGATTGTGGAGCAAACTGGTGCTAAGATAGATATTGAGGACGATGGTACAGTCTTTGTTGCAGCTATAGATGGAAAAGCAGGTGAAAATGCTCAAAAGTTGATTACTGCGTTAACTCAAGATGTTGAAATTGGAAAAATATATATGGGTAAAGTAACAAGAGTTACTGATTTCGGGGCATTTGTAGAGGTAATAGAAGGAGTATTAGGACTTCCAGGAAAAGAAGGTTTAGTGCATATTTCACAATTAGATGTAAAACGAGTAGAAAAAGTTGAGGATATAGTTAAAGAAGGAGAGCAAGTAATGGTTAAGGCAATTAGTTTTGACCAACAGGGTAGGTTGAAACTGTCCCGTAAGGAAGCTCTACCTGGTTATGAGAGCAACAACGATAATTCTGAAAAGAACGAAAGACCGAGGAAAAAATCCTTTTCACGAGATAGAAGTTAA
- a CDS encoding 30S ribosomal protein S15, with translation MSIIDAKKQEIIEKFKVHETDTGSPEVQIAILTAKIKHLTEHLKVHKKDHHSRRGLLIMVGKRRGLLNYIKEKDFNRYSQILGQLGLRR, from the coding sequence ATGTCAATTATTGATGCAAAAAAGCAGGAGATTATTGAGAAGTTTAAGGTCCATGAAACTGATACAGGTTCTCCGGAGGTACAAATAGCTATACTAACTGCTAAAATCAAACATTTAACTGAGCATTTAAAGGTTCATAAGAAGGATCATCATTCCAGAAGAGGTCTTTTAATAATGGTTGGTAAGCGTCGTGGTCTATTGAACTATATTAAAGAGAAAGATTTTAACAGATATTCTCAAATTTTAGGACAATTAGGATTACGTCGATAA